A genomic segment from Juglans regia cultivar Chandler chromosome 14, Walnut 2.0, whole genome shotgun sequence encodes:
- the LOC109014035 gene encoding uncharacterized protein LOC109014035: MLLGPPKGTRFWCMIAKNIPIVLNYTKWKIKDGNVFFWYDKWLAQESFAEALPVVEQPLLKIKDCKLENGWDVDLLERLVGTELAENVINVLARSKEGEDLLIWTKTESGNFTTKSAWDCIRVRSPILEGHKWIWNSILPKKFSVFMWKVWHGALIVDDKIRWIGIPLASKCSCCKQGKYEDINHVLFEGEVAGGIWKKCGALLGLPVGRLWRETCLSWFRRASNSSQIGVILGLLPIIISWRLWGRRCSARMENKVETSQVVWLSIKHWVSVLGQGLAKFKKFNQNDSYILWSLNVFPIPIQQHPIQLISWSKPLHGRVKLNTDGSCLGYGDSTQAELRALLEGIKRCKQLNLSAIDIDLDSKVVLSWLPKNRCGIWYLEDYWEEIQELIKNMDYKYSHIFREGNVVVDWLARWGARVGDAKWRNTLDSPAMLRGLIRIDKWGLASIRCKSHDARI; the protein is encoded by the exons ATGTTACTTGGTCCTCCAAAGGGTACAAGGTTTTGGTGTATGATTGCAAAAAATATTCCTATTGTTTTGAATTATACTAAATGGAAGATCAAAGATGGAAATGTATTCTTTTGGTATGACAAGTGGTTGGCACAGGAGTCATTTGCTGAAGCTTTGCCAGTGGTTGAACAACCTCTTTTAAAAATCAAAGATTGCAAGCTTGAAAATGGTTGGGATGTGGATCTTTTAGAAAGATTGGTGGGCACGGAACTTGCTGAAAATGTCATTAATGTGTTGGCAAGGAGCAAAGAGGGAGAAGATTTACTTATCTGGACCAAAACTGAGAGTGGGAATTTTACTACAAAATCTGCTTGGGATTGTATTCGAGTGAGAAGTCCTATTCTAGAGGGAcataaatggatatggaataGCATTCTCCCCAAAAAGTTCTCTGTTTTTATGTGGAAGGTGTGGCATGGTGCTCTAATAGTGGATGATAAAATTAGGTGGATTGGAATTCCCCTAGCATCGAAATGTAGTTGTTGCAAGCAAGGGAAGtatgaagatattaatcatgttttatttgaagggGAGGTTGCAGGTGGGATTTGGAAGAAATGCGGTGCTTTACTTGGGCTACCGGTTGGAAGATTATGGCGTGAAACTTGTCTTAGCTGGTTTCGGAGAGCCTCGAATTCCTCTCAAATAGGAGTCATACTTGGTTTATTGCCTATTATAATTTCTTGGAGATTATGGGGAAGAAGGTGCTCTGCTCGAATGGAGAACAAAGTTGAAACAAGTCAGGTGGTATGGCTTTCTATCAAACACTGGGTAAGTGTGCTTGGACAAGGACTTGCTAAGTTTAAAAAGTTTAACCAGAATGATTCTTACATTCTCTGGAGCCTAAATGTTTTTCCTATTCCTATTCAACAACATCCCATTCAGCTCATTTCTTGGTCAAAACCTTTACATGGTAGAGTCAAGCTAAACACGGACGGGAGTTGCCTGG GCTATGGAGATAGTACACAAGCAGAATTACGGGCGTTATTGGAGGGAATTAAACGAtgtaaacaattaaacttgtcTGCTATTGATATTGACTTGGATTCAAAGGTTGTCCTGTCGTGGCTGCCGAAGAATCGGTGTGGCatctggtatttggaggactaTTGGGAGGAGATTCAGGAGCTGATAAAGAACATGGATTATAAATACTCCCATATCTTTAGGGAAGGGAATGTTGTCGTGGATTGGCTCGCTCGGTGGGGTGCAAGAGTGGGAGATGCGAAATGGAGAAACACATTAGACTCACCTGCTATGCTGCGAGGTTTGATAAGAATCGATAAATGGGGCCTTGCATCCATTCGGTGTAAATCGCATGATGCAAGGATTTAA